The following are from one region of the Magallana gigas chromosome 6, xbMagGiga1.1, whole genome shotgun sequence genome:
- the LOC105321149 gene encoding crossover junction endonuclease MUS81 has product MEEELRYGKRKKKKIKTPNPLFEAWLREWKEEAAEKGIKSQYVYAKALKSLQRYPLLLTSGKDCKILENFGDKLCKMLEDRLQKHIQEHGAIVPPDPEASTSKAPARQKPKPTKNAAPTVKRAGTQGGGHQRVTHALSDSDSEGGTGAPPPPRKRQRSGICSGEREYIPAYRSGPYALLIALYRDRQSADGRGFMSKTELCNKAQELADKSFTVADPGCRYTAWSSMGTLIKKGLVTKESSPAKYSLTEAGCELAHRLEMSQADDYPVCLIPTPRAPAGIPEASSQDIGQLQYKYVTNEGEEVINKDKAAVLIEDDFGLGFLIKVNYQKLLTSGKRYRLDTTRPLGEDVYVYLHGDDTDELAINTNMPRLLSLDEDDLQEAVNVEKPRKEVKKRTKTPKDVMSSASAEPQLLSFQSSSPQTATKTLGRVHSQRSSATSENSQDSIESAASTCVPNFVFQPGEFEIILCVDNAEFYGSRQGGGKSLLPDLIKNGVTCDLRKLHVGDLLWVAREKTQTEAGQQPRRRELVLDYIVERKRMDDLVHSCTDGRLPDQKFRLKHCGLKKPIFMIEDYGSLQHFSMPEDRIRQTITNLKVIDGFQVKKTKNVKESVAYLTVMTRYLQSYYKDKRLYACSIDDIKDQVWTNDITDREIRLMEFNEFNQGSVKSRNLSVQDMFCKHLSKVSGMSGERAMAVTQVYPTLTHLMDAYRSCPNKSVAESLLSTIKVNKSLRNLGINPSRLIHQLYTTPGALT; this is encoded by the exons ATGGAAGAGGAGTTGAGGTATGGGAAgaggaaaaagaagaagatCAAGACACCCAACCCATTGTTTGAGGCGTGGTTAAGAGAATGGAAAGAAGAGGCTGCAGAAAAAGGGATCAAATCACAATATGTGTATGCTAAG GCTTTAAAATCACTTCAAAGATACCCTCTTCTTCTAACATCAGGAAAAGACTGCAAAATCTTGGAAAACTTTG GTGATAAGCTGTGCAAAATGTTGGAAGACAGACTTCAGAAACATATACAAGAACATG GAGCTATAGTCCCTCCAGACCCAGAGGCCTCCACATCCAAAGCACCTGCTAGACAGAAACCCAAACCTACAAAAAATGCAGCCCCCACAGTAAAGAGAGCAGGGACACAGGGAGGGGGCCACCAGCGTGTAACCCATGCTCTGTCAGATTCAGACAGTGAGGGGGGCACCGGGGCTCCACCCCCACCCAGG AAAAGACAGAGATCAGGAATATGCAGTGGAGAGAGGGAATATATACCAGCCTACAGATCAGGGCCGTACGCTCTCCTCATTGCCCTCTACCGAGACAGACAG TCTGCTGATGGGAGGGGATTCATGTCCAAGACGGAACTGTGCAACAAGGCCCAGGAGCTCGCCGACAAGTCCTTCACAGTG GCTGACCCTGGGTGTCGCTACACGGCCTGGTCTTCTATGGGGACACTGATAAAGAAAGGTCTGGTGACAAAGGAGAGCAGCCCTGCCAAGTACTCGCTCACTGAGGCTGGCTGTGAGCTCGCTCATCGGCTCGAGATGAGTCAGGCCGACGACTACCCGGTTTGCCTTATACCAACACCAAGGGCACCTGCTGGAATCCCTGAAGCCTCAAGTCAAGATATTGG gcAACTTCAATACAAGTATGTAACCAATGAAGGAGAAGAAGTGATTAACAAGGACAAAGCGGCAGTGTTGATTGAAG ATGACTTTGGGTTGGGCTTTTTGATCAAGGTCAACTACCAGAAGCTACTGACCAGTGGAAAGCGCTACAGACTGGACACCACCAG ACCTTTGGGTGAGGATGTGTATGTTTATTTACATGGCGATGATACTGATGAGTTGGCCATCAATACAAACATGCCACGACTGCTGTCACTGGACGAAGACGATCTACAGGAAGCAGTCAATGTGG AAAAACCTAGAAAGGAGGTAAAGAAGAGAACAAAAACACCAAAGGACGTAATGTCCTCAGCCTCAGCGGAGCCCCAGCTGCTGTCATTCCAAAGCTCCTCTCCCCAAACGGCCACTAAAACCCTAGGGCGAGTCCACTCCCAGAGGAGCTCAGCGACCAGCGAGAACTCCCAGGATTCCATAGAGTCGGCCGCCAGTACATGTGTACCCAACTTTGTATTTCAACCTGGAGAGTTTGAAATCATCCTGTGTGTGGACAATGCTGAATTCTATGGCTCCAG GCAAGGAGGAGGGAAATCCCTGCTGCCCGACCTCATAAAAAATGGGGTGACCTGTGACCTCAGAAAGCTCCATGTGGGTGATTTGTTGTGGGTGGCAAGGGAGAAAACTCAGACAGAAGCAG GTCAGCAGCCCAGGAGAAGGGAGCTGGTATTGGACTACATCGTGGAGAGGAAGAGGATGGACGACCTCGTTCACAGCTGTACAGATGGTCGACTCCCGGATCAAAAG TTCCGTCTGAAGCACTGCGGACTGAAGAAGCCGATCTTTATGATAGAGGATTATGGGTCACTCCAGCATTTCAGTATGCCCGAGGATCGCATCAGACAGACCATCACCAATCTCAAG GTGATCGACGGTTTTCAAGTGAAGAAAACAAAGAACGTCAAGGAATCTGTGGCCTACCTAACGGTGATGACCCGATATCTTCAGAGTTATTACAAG GACAAGCGGTTGTACGCCTGCAGTATAGATGACATAAAGGATCAGGTCTGGACCAATGACATCACCGACCGGGAGATCAGGTTGATGGAGTTCAACGAGTTCAATCAGGGGTCTGTTAAGTCCAGG AACTTAAGTGTACAGGACATGTTTTGTAAACACCTCAGTAAAGTGAGTGGGATGTCTGGAGAGAGGGCAATGGCTGTGACACAGGTCTACCCCACCCTCACTCA TTTAATGGATGCTTACAGATCTTGTCCTAACAAAAGTGTAGCAGAAAGTTTACTGTCAACCATAAAAGTGAACAAGTCTCTCAG GAATTTAGGCATCAATCCCAGCAGACTAATCCACCAGCTGTACACAACACCAGGTGCCCTTACCTGA
- the LOC105320874 gene encoding Bardet-Biedl syndrome 1 protein homolog isoform X2, whose amino-acid sequence MSTEDKEQIENDTPGMVGNDKWLEAYKDPVASLYTLTQCICLSDVQADGDWKLIIADLGTGSFNMKLKVYKGTNLMSEHTIIDLPTGVVSFYMDTHEPRTPAIAVASGPYIYVYKNLRPYFKFTLPTLEVNPVEADLWNQVKEEKINIFVLREMLEGMRAEGTVLTVRSLRFLQLQDVGDCETFANMYKYTPLKRQTVITCLSTMKKSMAEEDAISCLVLGTESKSIYVLDPEAFTVLTTLDLPAVPVFLSVTGLFDVEYRIVVACRNGCIYTLKRGTTDPLKNCIELNSQPVGLERINKTIYVGTMDESLHCYTSKGKKLWTVKLPGSMTTMEVIDYKSKGFKAVIVALNNCQVHIYKEKYLVNVIKTDAIVTGLKFGQFGREEGTLIMTLKGGGLVIKILKRNATFEEKDLSGGPPSAQNTRLNVPKKTKLFVDQTMRERENAITMHRTFQRDLYLLRLNTLREYAKSLDNSMNPISSDPSEPLKLNAQVQGIGPTFKLTVNLQNTSLSQPSTSLLITFLYDEKLYNFKKSFIEVPMLVPGLNYAFETFLECLSDKGVSDNIKAFVLKEGSQVPLITGVISMPCTDIEPVSQVSTKNKDLFE is encoded by the exons ATGTCGACGGAAGATAAAGAACAGATAGAAAATGACACGCCAGG GATGGTTGGGAACGACAAGTGGTTGGAAGCTTACAAGGACCCAGTGGCCTCCCTTTACACGCTGACTCAGTGTATATGTCTGTCTGACGTCCAGGCTGATGGAGACTGGAAACTCATCATCGCTGATCTAGGGACTGGCTCCTTcaacatgaaattaaaagtttacaaaG GGACTAACCTGATGAGTGAGCACACCATCATCGACCTCCCCACTGGTGTCGTGTCGTTCTACATGGACACACACGAGCCACGCACTCCAG ccATAGCTGTTGCCTCAGGACCCTACATTTATGTGTATAAAAACCTCAGACCATATTTCAAGTTCACCTTGCCAACGTTAGAGGTCAACCCGGTGGAAGCTGACCTCTGGAACCAGGTCAAGGAG gagaaaataaatatctttgttCTGAGGGAGATGCTGGAAGGAATGAG GGCGGAGGGGACGGTGTTGACAGTAAGGTCACTGAGATTTCTACAGCTACAAGACGTAGGGGACTGCGAGACCTTCGCCAACATGTATAAGTACACTCCTCTTAAAAGACAG ACTGTGATAACCTGCTTGAGTACAATGAAGAAGTCGATGGCGGAGGAGGACGCTATCAGCTGTCTGGTGCTGGGGACAGAGAGTAAGTCCATCTATGTCCTTGACCCTGAAGCCTTCACCGTTCTGACCACG CTGGACCTGCCGGCGGTGCCTGTGTTCCTGAGTGTGACGGGACTGTTTGATGTGGAGTACCGCATTGTGGTGGCCTGTCGTAACGGATGTATATACACCCTGAAGAG GGGAACAACAGATCCTTTGAAGAACTGTATAGAGTTGAACTCTCAGCCCGTTGGGCTAGAGAGAATCAACAAAACCATCTACGTTGGAACAATGGACGAATCTCTGCACTGTTACACGTCCAAG GGTAAGAAGCTGTGGACGGTGAAGCTGCCGGGCAGTATGACGACGATGGAGGTGATTGACTACAAGAGTAAGGGCTTCAAGGCGGTGATCGTGGCCCTCAATAACTGTCAGGTCCACATTTACAAGGAGAAGTACCTCGTCAACGTCATCAAAACCGACGCCATCGTCACCGGACTCAAATTCGGACAGTTTGGTCGGGAGGAGGGGACCCTCATCATGACCCTCAAAG GGGGAGGACTGGTCATAAAGATTCTGAAGAGGAACGCCACATTTGAGGAGAAGGATTTGTCGGGGGGTCCGCCCTCAGCCCAGAACACACGACTGAACGTCCCAAAGAAGACAAAGCTCTTCGTGGACCAGACCATGAGGGAGAGAGAAAACGCCATCA CAATGCACAGGACATTCCAGCGAGACCTGTATCTGTTGAGATTGAACACACTGAGAGAGTACGCCAAATCTCTGGACAACAGCATGAATCCAATCTCGTCAGATCCGTCGGAGCCGCTGAAACTAAACGCCCAG GTCCAAGGAATCGGCCCGACCTTCAAGCTGACGGTCAACCTCCAGAATACGTCTCTCAGCCAGCCCTCTACCAGTTTACTGATCACATTTCTGTATGACGAAAAACTCTACAACTTCAAAAAGTCTTTCATTGAG GTCCCTATGCTGGTTCCAGGTCTGAACTATGCTTTTGAGACGTTTCTGGAATGTCTGAGTGACAAAGGAGTCTCGGACAACATCAAG GCCTTTGTTTTAAAGGAGGGATCTCAGGTACCTCTGATAACTGGGGTAATTAGTATGCCCTGCACTGACATCGAACCAGTATCCCAAGTGTCGACCAAGAACAAGGACCTCTTTGAATAA
- the LOC105320874 gene encoding Bardet-Biedl syndrome 1 protein homolog isoform X3: protein MSTEDKEQIENDTPGKYLIKNGGMVGNDKWLEAYKDPVASLYTLTQCICLSDVQADGDWKLIIADLGTGSFNMKLKVYKGTNLMSEHTIIDLPTGVVSFYMDTHEPRTPAIAVASGPYIYVYKNLRPYFKFTLPTLEVNPVEADLWNQVKEEKINIFVLREMLEGMRAEGTVLTVRSLRFLQLQDVGDCETFANMYKYTPLKRQTVITCLSTMKKSMAEEDAISCLVLGTESKSIYVLDPEAFTVLTTLDLPAVPVFLSVTGLFDVEYRIVVACRNGCIYTLKRGTTDPLKNCIELNSQPVGLERINKTIYVGTMDESLHCYTSKGKKLWTVKLPGSMTTMEVIDYKSKGFKAVIVALNNCQVHIYKEKYLVNVIKTDAIVTGLKFGQFGREEGTLIMTLKGGGLVIKILKRNATFEEKDLSGGPPSAQNTRLNVPKKTKLFVDQTMRERENAITMHRTFQRDLYLLRLNTLREYAKSLDNSMNPISSDPSEPLKLNAQVQGIGPTFKLTVNLQNTSLSQPSTSLLITFLYDEKLYNFKKSFIEVPMLVPGLNYAFETFLECLSDKGVSDNIKVFVLKDGKSVPIITGVISMPVSEGLVVV from the exons ATGTCGACGGAAGATAAAGAACAGATAGAAAATGACACGCCAGG CAAATACTTGATTAAAAATGGGGG GATGGTTGGGAACGACAAGTGGTTGGAAGCTTACAAGGACCCAGTGGCCTCCCTTTACACGCTGACTCAGTGTATATGTCTGTCTGACGTCCAGGCTGATGGAGACTGGAAACTCATCATCGCTGATCTAGGGACTGGCTCCTTcaacatgaaattaaaagtttacaaaG GGACTAACCTGATGAGTGAGCACACCATCATCGACCTCCCCACTGGTGTCGTGTCGTTCTACATGGACACACACGAGCCACGCACTCCAG ccATAGCTGTTGCCTCAGGACCCTACATTTATGTGTATAAAAACCTCAGACCATATTTCAAGTTCACCTTGCCAACGTTAGAGGTCAACCCGGTGGAAGCTGACCTCTGGAACCAGGTCAAGGAG gagaaaataaatatctttgttCTGAGGGAGATGCTGGAAGGAATGAG GGCGGAGGGGACGGTGTTGACAGTAAGGTCACTGAGATTTCTACAGCTACAAGACGTAGGGGACTGCGAGACCTTCGCCAACATGTATAAGTACACTCCTCTTAAAAGACAG ACTGTGATAACCTGCTTGAGTACAATGAAGAAGTCGATGGCGGAGGAGGACGCTATCAGCTGTCTGGTGCTGGGGACAGAGAGTAAGTCCATCTATGTCCTTGACCCTGAAGCCTTCACCGTTCTGACCACG CTGGACCTGCCGGCGGTGCCTGTGTTCCTGAGTGTGACGGGACTGTTTGATGTGGAGTACCGCATTGTGGTGGCCTGTCGTAACGGATGTATATACACCCTGAAGAG GGGAACAACAGATCCTTTGAAGAACTGTATAGAGTTGAACTCTCAGCCCGTTGGGCTAGAGAGAATCAACAAAACCATCTACGTTGGAACAATGGACGAATCTCTGCACTGTTACACGTCCAAG GGTAAGAAGCTGTGGACGGTGAAGCTGCCGGGCAGTATGACGACGATGGAGGTGATTGACTACAAGAGTAAGGGCTTCAAGGCGGTGATCGTGGCCCTCAATAACTGTCAGGTCCACATTTACAAGGAGAAGTACCTCGTCAACGTCATCAAAACCGACGCCATCGTCACCGGACTCAAATTCGGACAGTTTGGTCGGGAGGAGGGGACCCTCATCATGACCCTCAAAG GGGGAGGACTGGTCATAAAGATTCTGAAGAGGAACGCCACATTTGAGGAGAAGGATTTGTCGGGGGGTCCGCCCTCAGCCCAGAACACACGACTGAACGTCCCAAAGAAGACAAAGCTCTTCGTGGACCAGACCATGAGGGAGAGAGAAAACGCCATCA CAATGCACAGGACATTCCAGCGAGACCTGTATCTGTTGAGATTGAACACACTGAGAGAGTACGCCAAATCTCTGGACAACAGCATGAATCCAATCTCGTCAGATCCGTCGGAGCCGCTGAAACTAAACGCCCAG GTCCAAGGAATCGGCCCGACCTTCAAGCTGACGGTCAACCTCCAGAATACGTCTCTCAGCCAGCCCTCTACCAGTTTACTGATCACATTTCTGTATGACGAAAAACTCTACAACTTCAAAAAGTCTTTCATTGAG GTCCCTATGCTGGTTCCAGGTCTGAACTATGCTTTTGAGACGTTTCTGGAATGTCTGAGTGACAAAGGAGTCTCGGACAACATCAAG
- the LOC105320874 gene encoding Bardet-Biedl syndrome 1 protein homolog isoform X1, whose product MSTEDKEQIENDTPGKYLIKNGGMVGNDKWLEAYKDPVASLYTLTQCICLSDVQADGDWKLIIADLGTGSFNMKLKVYKGTNLMSEHTIIDLPTGVVSFYMDTHEPRTPAIAVASGPYIYVYKNLRPYFKFTLPTLEVNPVEADLWNQVKEEKINIFVLREMLEGMRAEGTVLTVRSLRFLQLQDVGDCETFANMYKYTPLKRQTVITCLSTMKKSMAEEDAISCLVLGTESKSIYVLDPEAFTVLTTLDLPAVPVFLSVTGLFDVEYRIVVACRNGCIYTLKRGTTDPLKNCIELNSQPVGLERINKTIYVGTMDESLHCYTSKGKKLWTVKLPGSMTTMEVIDYKSKGFKAVIVALNNCQVHIYKEKYLVNVIKTDAIVTGLKFGQFGREEGTLIMTLKGGGLVIKILKRNATFEEKDLSGGPPSAQNTRLNVPKKTKLFVDQTMRERENAITMHRTFQRDLYLLRLNTLREYAKSLDNSMNPISSDPSEPLKLNAQVQGIGPTFKLTVNLQNTSLSQPSTSLLITFLYDEKLYNFKKSFIEVPMLVPGLNYAFETFLECLSDKGVSDNIKAFVLKEGSQVPLITGVISMPCTDIEPVSQVSTKNKDLFE is encoded by the exons ATGTCGACGGAAGATAAAGAACAGATAGAAAATGACACGCCAGG CAAATACTTGATTAAAAATGGGGG GATGGTTGGGAACGACAAGTGGTTGGAAGCTTACAAGGACCCAGTGGCCTCCCTTTACACGCTGACTCAGTGTATATGTCTGTCTGACGTCCAGGCTGATGGAGACTGGAAACTCATCATCGCTGATCTAGGGACTGGCTCCTTcaacatgaaattaaaagtttacaaaG GGACTAACCTGATGAGTGAGCACACCATCATCGACCTCCCCACTGGTGTCGTGTCGTTCTACATGGACACACACGAGCCACGCACTCCAG ccATAGCTGTTGCCTCAGGACCCTACATTTATGTGTATAAAAACCTCAGACCATATTTCAAGTTCACCTTGCCAACGTTAGAGGTCAACCCGGTGGAAGCTGACCTCTGGAACCAGGTCAAGGAG gagaaaataaatatctttgttCTGAGGGAGATGCTGGAAGGAATGAG GGCGGAGGGGACGGTGTTGACAGTAAGGTCACTGAGATTTCTACAGCTACAAGACGTAGGGGACTGCGAGACCTTCGCCAACATGTATAAGTACACTCCTCTTAAAAGACAG ACTGTGATAACCTGCTTGAGTACAATGAAGAAGTCGATGGCGGAGGAGGACGCTATCAGCTGTCTGGTGCTGGGGACAGAGAGTAAGTCCATCTATGTCCTTGACCCTGAAGCCTTCACCGTTCTGACCACG CTGGACCTGCCGGCGGTGCCTGTGTTCCTGAGTGTGACGGGACTGTTTGATGTGGAGTACCGCATTGTGGTGGCCTGTCGTAACGGATGTATATACACCCTGAAGAG GGGAACAACAGATCCTTTGAAGAACTGTATAGAGTTGAACTCTCAGCCCGTTGGGCTAGAGAGAATCAACAAAACCATCTACGTTGGAACAATGGACGAATCTCTGCACTGTTACACGTCCAAG GGTAAGAAGCTGTGGACGGTGAAGCTGCCGGGCAGTATGACGACGATGGAGGTGATTGACTACAAGAGTAAGGGCTTCAAGGCGGTGATCGTGGCCCTCAATAACTGTCAGGTCCACATTTACAAGGAGAAGTACCTCGTCAACGTCATCAAAACCGACGCCATCGTCACCGGACTCAAATTCGGACAGTTTGGTCGGGAGGAGGGGACCCTCATCATGACCCTCAAAG GGGGAGGACTGGTCATAAAGATTCTGAAGAGGAACGCCACATTTGAGGAGAAGGATTTGTCGGGGGGTCCGCCCTCAGCCCAGAACACACGACTGAACGTCCCAAAGAAGACAAAGCTCTTCGTGGACCAGACCATGAGGGAGAGAGAAAACGCCATCA CAATGCACAGGACATTCCAGCGAGACCTGTATCTGTTGAGATTGAACACACTGAGAGAGTACGCCAAATCTCTGGACAACAGCATGAATCCAATCTCGTCAGATCCGTCGGAGCCGCTGAAACTAAACGCCCAG GTCCAAGGAATCGGCCCGACCTTCAAGCTGACGGTCAACCTCCAGAATACGTCTCTCAGCCAGCCCTCTACCAGTTTACTGATCACATTTCTGTATGACGAAAAACTCTACAACTTCAAAAAGTCTTTCATTGAG GTCCCTATGCTGGTTCCAGGTCTGAACTATGCTTTTGAGACGTTTCTGGAATGTCTGAGTGACAAAGGAGTCTCGGACAACATCAAG GCCTTTGTTTTAAAGGAGGGATCTCAGGTACCTCTGATAACTGGGGTAATTAGTATGCCCTGCACTGACATCGAACCAGTATCCCAAGTGTCGACCAAGAACAAGGACCTCTTTGAATAA
- the LOC105320864 gene encoding probable ribosome biogenesis protein RLP24: MRLEKCYFCSSTVYPGHGIQFVRNDCKIFRFCRSKCHKAFKKKRNPRKAKWTKAFRKAAGKELAVDPSLEFEKRRNVPVKYNRELWQTTFKAMKRIEEIRIKRQNQFILNRLKKGKELRKEADVKEVETNIHLIKAPAGRVKKLEKKMVQVIQEEDDDDMEEV, translated from the exons ATGCGGTTAGAAAAGTGTTATTTCTGTTCCTCCACCGTCTACCCGGGTCACGGGATACAGTTTGTTCGTAACGACTGTAAG attttcagaTTCTGTCGATCAAAATGTCACAAAGCATTCAAAAAGAAGAGAAATCCAAGAAAAGCCAAATGGACCAAAGCTTTCAGAAAAGCGGCCGGCAAAGAATTGGCAGTGGATCCCTCATTGGAATTTGAAAAACGAAGAAATGTTCCTGTCAAATACAACAGAGAATTATGGCAGACAACAT TTAAAGCAATGAAGAGAATAGAAGAGATCAGAATCAAGAGACAGAATCAGTTCATCTTGAACAG ATTAAAGAAGGGCAAAGAACTCAGGAAGGAGGCTGACGTGAAAGAAGTTGAAACTAACATCCACTTAATTAAGGCCCCAGCAG GTCGTGTCAAGAAACTGGAGAAGAAAATGGTTCAAGTGATACAAGAGGAAGATGACGATGATATGGAAGAAGTGTAA